A genomic region of Thunnus albacares chromosome 4, fThuAlb1.1, whole genome shotgun sequence contains the following coding sequences:
- the LOC122981311 gene encoding protein phosphatase 1 regulatory subunit 12B-like isoform X2, with amino-acid sequence MSSQLSHNKDQPRIRKSLSDSSPTSSTATTKSLRHERLSRLSSTGSSDVSNDTTTNHAESYFSRRENRLSARKKAEEETANNDYKKMYEKALATNQRLKSRLETSKQELVMIQEQLQRAQKGRKGECGSNMLETEKKESWSLKKKISDMEEQVKVKADLKMENQRLKDENGALIRVITKLSK; translated from the exons ATGTCATCTCAACTCTCTCACAACAAAGATCAGCCACGCATTAGAAAGTCCCTCTCTGACTCTTCTCCAACTTCATCCACTGCCACCACCAAGAGCCTGAGG CACGAGAGACTGTCGAG ATTGAGCTCAACTGGTTCGTCTGACGTCTCCAACGACACGACAACAAACCATGCTGAGTCATACTTCTCACGGAGGGAGAACAGACTGTCTGCAAGGAAAAAGGCAGAAGAAGAGACAGCAAACAATGACTATAAAAAG ATGTATGAAAAGGCACTGGCCACCAATCAAAGACTCAAGTCCAGGCTAGAAACAAGTAAACAGGAACTCGTCATGATTCAGgaacagctgcagagagcacaG AAGGGAAGAAAGGGCGAATGTGGGTCCAACATGCtcgaaacagaaaaaaag GAAAGTTGGAGTCTTAAAAAGAAGATATCAGATATGGAAGAACAAGTGAAG GTTAAAGCAGATCTAAAGATGGAGAACCAGAGACTGAAGGATGAGAATGGAGCTTTAATCCGGGTCATCACTAAACTGTCCAAGTGA
- the LOC122981311 gene encoding protein phosphatase 1 regulatory subunit 12B-like isoform X1, with translation MSSQLSHNKDQPRIRKSLSDSSPTSSTATTKSLRHERLSRLSSTGSSDVSNDTTTNHAESYFSRRENRLSARKKAEEETANNDYKKMYEKALATNQRLKSRLETSKQELVMIQEQLQRAQQKGRKGECGSNMLETEKKESWSLKKKISDMEEQVKVKADLKMENQRLKDENGALIRVITKLSK, from the exons ATGTCATCTCAACTCTCTCACAACAAAGATCAGCCACGCATTAGAAAGTCCCTCTCTGACTCTTCTCCAACTTCATCCACTGCCACCACCAAGAGCCTGAGG CACGAGAGACTGTCGAG ATTGAGCTCAACTGGTTCGTCTGACGTCTCCAACGACACGACAACAAACCATGCTGAGTCATACTTCTCACGGAGGGAGAACAGACTGTCTGCAAGGAAAAAGGCAGAAGAAGAGACAGCAAACAATGACTATAAAAAG ATGTATGAAAAGGCACTGGCCACCAATCAAAGACTCAAGTCCAGGCTAGAAACAAGTAAACAGGAACTCGTCATGATTCAGgaacagctgcagagagcacaG CAGAAGGGAAGAAAGGGCGAATGTGGGTCCAACATGCtcgaaacagaaaaaaag GAAAGTTGGAGTCTTAAAAAGAAGATATCAGATATGGAAGAACAAGTGAAG GTTAAAGCAGATCTAAAGATGGAGAACCAGAGACTGAAGGATGAGAATGGAGCTTTAATCCGGGTCATCACTAAACTGTCCAAGTGA
- the LOC122981310 gene encoding synaptotagmin-2 isoform X1, whose translation MKFNLFRRPQAVAAAEPTGATTVTMAPTPAIISTAADTSSSNNTEISKNDMFEEIKSKFLNEIDKIPLPPWALIAIAVVAALLILTCCFCIIKKCCCKKKKNKKGKKGKDGFNMKNMQGGEKLQDDDDDEGETGLTEEEKEEEEKEQEKLGKLQYSIDYDFENTKLTVGILQAADLMSMDSGGTSDPYVKVLLLPDKKKKYDTKVHKKTLNPVFNETFVFKVPYEELGGKTLVMSVYDYDRFSKHDVIGEVKIPMNTIDLGRPIEEWRDLDSADQEEPEKLGDICISLRYVPTAGKLTVCILEAKNLKKMDACGLSDPYVKIQLLQGGKRLKKKKTTVKKNTLNPYYNESFSFEIPLEQMQKILVAVTVFDYDKIGKNDAIGKIFVGSKATGLGLKHWSDMLANPRRPIAQWHPLQPEEDIDGQLASLNAKK comes from the exons ATGAAATTCAACTTATTCAGAAGGCCACAGGCTGTGGCAGCCGCAGAGCCCACCGGTGCCACCACCGTGACCATGGCTCCCACCCCGGCGATCATCTCCACCGCGGCGGACACCTCCAGCTCCAACAACACAGAGATCAGCAAGAATGACATGTTTGAAGAAATCAAGAGCAAATTCTTGAATGAAATTGATAAAATCCCAC TGCCTCCGTGGGCTCTGATTGCCATCGCTGTGGTGGCTGCTTTGCTCATCCTTACCTGCTGCTTCTGTATAATCAAAAAATGCTGctgtaagaagaagaagaacaagaaaggGAAGAAGGGCAAGGATGGCTTCAACATGAAGAACATGCAGGGTGGCGAG AAACTCCAGGATGACGATGACGACGAGGGAGAGACCGGACTGacggaggaggagaaagaggaagaagagaaagaacaagagaAACTTGGGAAGCTGCAATACTCCATAGATTATGACTTTGAGAATACaaag CTCACAGTTGGTATCCTTCAAGCTGCGGACCTCATGTCCATGGACTCAGGAGGAACCTCCGATCCTTACGTTAAGGTCCTGCTCCTAcctgacaagaagaagaagtatgACACCAAAGTTCACAAGAAAACACTGAACCCTGTCTTCAATGAGACGTTTGTATTCAAG GTACCCTACGAAGAGCTCGGTGGAAAGACACTGGTCATGTCTGTTTATGACTACGACCGATTTTCCAAACATGACGTCATTGGAGAGGTGAAGATTCCCATGAACACCATCGACCTTGGGCGGCCGATTGAGGAGTGGCGGGATCTAGACAGCGCTGATCAAGAGGAG CCTGAGAAACTCGGAGACATCTGCATCTCCCTCCGTTATGTCCCCACTGCCGGGAAACTCACCGTCTGCATCCTGGAGGCAAAGAACCTGAAGAAGATGGATGCCTGTGGATTATCTG ATCCCTATGTAAAGATCCAGCTGCTCCAGGGGGGTAAACgtttgaagaagaagaagactacagtgaagaaaaacacCCTAAACCCATACTATAATGAATCCTTCAGCTTTGAAATCCCTCTGGAACAGATGCAG AAAATCTTGGTGGCGGTCACAGTGTTTGATTATGACAAGATTGGTAAGAACGACGCCATTGGAAAGATCTTCGTGGGTAGCAAGGCAACTGGTTTAGGTCTGAAGCATTGGTCTGACATGCTGGCTAATCCACGCCGCCCCATCGCCCAGTGGCATCCATTGCAGCCAGAGGAGGATATCGATGGTCAGCTGGCATCCTTGAATGCAAAGAAGTAA
- the LOC122981310 gene encoding synaptotagmin-2 isoform X2, producing MKFNLFRRPQAVAAAEPTGATTVTMAPTPAIISTAADTSSSNNTEISKNDMFEEIKSKFLNEIDKIPLPPWALIAIAVVAALLILTCCFCIIKKCCCKKKKNKKGKKGKDGFNMKNMQGGEDDDDDEGETGLTEEEKEEEEKEQEKLGKLQYSIDYDFENTKLTVGILQAADLMSMDSGGTSDPYVKVLLLPDKKKKYDTKVHKKTLNPVFNETFVFKVPYEELGGKTLVMSVYDYDRFSKHDVIGEVKIPMNTIDLGRPIEEWRDLDSADQEEPEKLGDICISLRYVPTAGKLTVCILEAKNLKKMDACGLSDPYVKIQLLQGGKRLKKKKTTVKKNTLNPYYNESFSFEIPLEQMQKILVAVTVFDYDKIGKNDAIGKIFVGSKATGLGLKHWSDMLANPRRPIAQWHPLQPEEDIDGQLASLNAKK from the exons ATGAAATTCAACTTATTCAGAAGGCCACAGGCTGTGGCAGCCGCAGAGCCCACCGGTGCCACCACCGTGACCATGGCTCCCACCCCGGCGATCATCTCCACCGCGGCGGACACCTCCAGCTCCAACAACACAGAGATCAGCAAGAATGACATGTTTGAAGAAATCAAGAGCAAATTCTTGAATGAAATTGATAAAATCCCAC TGCCTCCGTGGGCTCTGATTGCCATCGCTGTGGTGGCTGCTTTGCTCATCCTTACCTGCTGCTTCTGTATAATCAAAAAATGCTGctgtaagaagaagaagaacaagaaaggGAAGAAGGGCAAGGATGGCTTCAACATGAAGAACATGCAGGGTGGCGAG GATGACGATGACGACGAGGGAGAGACCGGACTGacggaggaggagaaagaggaagaagagaaagaacaagagaAACTTGGGAAGCTGCAATACTCCATAGATTATGACTTTGAGAATACaaag CTCACAGTTGGTATCCTTCAAGCTGCGGACCTCATGTCCATGGACTCAGGAGGAACCTCCGATCCTTACGTTAAGGTCCTGCTCCTAcctgacaagaagaagaagtatgACACCAAAGTTCACAAGAAAACACTGAACCCTGTCTTCAATGAGACGTTTGTATTCAAG GTACCCTACGAAGAGCTCGGTGGAAAGACACTGGTCATGTCTGTTTATGACTACGACCGATTTTCCAAACATGACGTCATTGGAGAGGTGAAGATTCCCATGAACACCATCGACCTTGGGCGGCCGATTGAGGAGTGGCGGGATCTAGACAGCGCTGATCAAGAGGAG CCTGAGAAACTCGGAGACATCTGCATCTCCCTCCGTTATGTCCCCACTGCCGGGAAACTCACCGTCTGCATCCTGGAGGCAAAGAACCTGAAGAAGATGGATGCCTGTGGATTATCTG ATCCCTATGTAAAGATCCAGCTGCTCCAGGGGGGTAAACgtttgaagaagaagaagactacagtgaagaaaaacacCCTAAACCCATACTATAATGAATCCTTCAGCTTTGAAATCCCTCTGGAACAGATGCAG AAAATCTTGGTGGCGGTCACAGTGTTTGATTATGACAAGATTGGTAAGAACGACGCCATTGGAAAGATCTTCGTGGGTAGCAAGGCAACTGGTTTAGGTCTGAAGCATTGGTCTGACATGCTGGCTAATCCACGCCGCCCCATCGCCCAGTGGCATCCATTGCAGCCAGAGGAGGATATCGATGGTCAGCTGGCATCCTTGAATGCAAAGAAGTAA